A section of the Corvus moneduloides isolate bCorMon1 chromosome 29, bCorMon1.pri, whole genome shotgun sequence genome encodes:
- the PEA15 gene encoding astrocytic phosphoprotein PEA-15 — protein sequence MAEYRSLLEELAQNITAEDLEQLKSACREDIPSGEGDAIATGHHWFAFLERHSKLDRDNLSYIEHIFEISRRPDLLTKVVQYRTQVLKISEEDEVDTKLTRIPSAKKYKDIIRQPSEEEIIKLAPPPKKA from the exons atGGCCGAGTACCGCAgtctgctggaggagctggccCAGAACATCACGGCCGAGGACCTGGAGCAGCTCAAGTCCGCGTGTCGCGAGGACATCCCCAGCGGGGAGGGGGACGCCATCGCCACCGGCCACCACTGGTTCGCCTTCCTGGAGCGCCACAGCAAACTGGACCGAG ACAACCTGTCCTACATCGAGCACATCTTCGAGATCTCGCGCCGGCCGGACCTGCTGACCAAGGTTGTCCAGTACCGCACGCAGGTGCTCAAGATCTCCGAGGAGGACGAGGTGGACACGAAGCTCACGCGCATCCCCAGCGCCAAGAAGTACAAGG aCATCATCCGGCAGCCCTCGGAGGAGGAGATCATCAAACTGGCCCCCCCCCCGAAAAAggcctga